The following are encoded in a window of Campylobacterota bacterium genomic DNA:
- the murA gene encoding UDP-N-acetylglucosamine 1-carboxyvinyltransferase, with amino-acid sequence MKSGYLLVKKSPPLQGTVTVNGAKNAALVIMASQILTSGTSTLENIPNSADVRQMITLLQDLGALVDFDSQKKRLIVDTTTINNYQVRPELMNKMRASILVTGPLLARFGQAKVAQPGGCIIGQRLINYHLAGLKKMGIQIKQEESFIHAQRIENNLYDKQSRITLEYPSVGATENLMMYAVLGSGKTVIINPALEPEVLDLIDVLKKMGAHIDVGCSSITIIGVNKLDPVTHTIIPDRLEAGALLLASAITGGQVTVDNVRADHLDLFLEKLREVGHEVATASNLFDETQSSQTTSITLKATHTPRPISIKTGPYPSFPTDLQAPMSALLASIDGISSIEETVFENRMVHTKELEKMGAQIELKHNTALIRGVEQLYGCEVIATDIRTSCALALAGLAALGQTKIIGIHHWLRGYDGLEQKLQMLGADIKLFYEVEKEEVLTLKKTSRKLSNLLSNE; translated from the coding sequence ATGAAAAGCGGCTATCTTTTAGTCAAAAAATCTCCTCCGCTACAAGGCACCGTGACAGTTAACGGTGCAAAAAATGCTGCGCTTGTCATCATGGCAAGCCAGATTCTAACCTCAGGAACCTCTACACTTGAGAACATACCCAACTCAGCTGATGTTAGACAAATGATTACGCTACTACAAGATCTAGGTGCTCTTGTTGATTTCGATAGCCAAAAAAAACGACTCATTGTCGATACCACAACCATTAATAACTACCAAGTACGTCCTGAACTCATGAACAAAATGCGTGCGTCAATTCTTGTAACAGGACCACTTCTCGCACGATTTGGTCAGGCAAAAGTTGCTCAACCTGGTGGATGCATCATAGGACAACGCCTGATCAACTACCATCTTGCAGGCTTAAAAAAAATGGGCATACAGATCAAGCAAGAAGAATCTTTCATCCATGCACAACGCATTGAAAACAATCTTTACGACAAACAAAGTCGAATCACCCTTGAATATCCAAGCGTTGGAGCAACCGAAAACCTCATGATGTACGCAGTACTTGGATCAGGCAAAACTGTCATCATAAACCCTGCTCTTGAGCCTGAAGTACTTGATTTGATTGATGTACTGAAAAAAATGGGAGCTCACATCGATGTTGGATGCAGCTCAATCACTATTATCGGAGTCAACAAACTCGATCCAGTCACTCACACGATCATTCCTGACCGGCTTGAAGCCGGAGCTCTGCTTCTTGCCAGCGCTATCACAGGCGGACAGGTCACCGTTGACAACGTCCGTGCTGACCACCTCGATCTTTTCTTAGAAAAATTACGCGAAGTTGGGCACGAGGTAGCTACAGCCTCAAATCTGTTTGATGAGACTCAAAGCTCACAAACAACGTCAATCACGCTCAAGGCAACGCACACTCCTCGGCCAATATCCATCAAAACTGGACCCTACCCAAGTTTCCCAACTGATCTACAAGCACCGATGTCAGCGCTACTGGCAAGTATTGACGGCATTAGCTCAATTGAAGAAACCGTCTTTGAAAACCGCATGGTACATACCAAAGAGCTAGAAAAAATGGGAGCCCAAATTGAGCTAAAACACAACACAGCATTGATACGTGGGGTTGAACAACTCTATGGCTGTGAGGTAATCGCCACAGACATTCGCACATCATGTGCGTTAGCATTGGCTGGCCTAGCAGCACTCGGTCAAACAAAAATCATTGGCATTCACCATTGGTTGCGAGGATATGACGGCCTTGAGCAAAAGCTACAAATGCTTGGCGCAGATATAAAACTCTTTTACGAAGTTGAAAAAGAGGAGGTGTTAACGCTCAAGAAAACCAGCAGAAAGCTCAGCAACCTCCTTAGTAATGAGTGA
- the radA gene encoding DNA repair protein RadA yields MAKQKISYRCNECSYQSIKWIGCCPECKEWNSFIEIAPATLAAAGTGSKGTFRTPEQAQAVLSTLDQISIDEQSRMCTDIKEWDRVLGGGIVPGSFVILTGDPGIGKSTLLLQVADRIAQKHKAIYFSSEESLQQVKGRARRLGIDQSNLLFSDQSCLDQIIDASLQLRPAMVILDSIQSTHLSLDSNAIPGTIAQLREAAFRLMRFAKENGIAVLITGHITKEREMAGPKLLEHMVDAVFYLQGEDRWQTRILRSVKNRFGAINEVGFFHMKEEGLVEVTDINSHLLSDIALVPGSALVCSVEGSRPLLLELQALVVESKYGMPQRVVTGIDQKQVVLIAAILEKYLHIKFNAYDIFVKVSGGFKVRESSIDLGIALALLSSYFQQALPAKSVAIAEVSLTGQVKPTNQANRCIKEAEKFGLERILLAKRQQVQTTCQVIDFSSIYNLLSLFPEK; encoded by the coding sequence ATGGCGAAACAAAAAATTAGTTATCGTTGCAATGAGTGTTCTTATCAATCAATAAAATGGATTGGGTGTTGTCCAGAGTGCAAGGAATGGAACAGTTTTATCGAGATTGCACCTGCAACGCTCGCTGCTGCTGGTACTGGTAGTAAAGGGACTTTTAGAACACCAGAGCAAGCACAAGCTGTGCTTTCAACGCTTGACCAAATCTCAATCGATGAACAAAGCCGTATGTGTACCGACATCAAGGAGTGGGACCGTGTTCTTGGTGGTGGTATTGTTCCTGGATCATTCGTTATTTTGACAGGCGATCCGGGCATTGGTAAGTCGACTTTGCTCTTGCAAGTTGCTGATCGGATTGCCCAAAAGCATAAGGCCATCTATTTTTCATCAGAAGAATCATTACAGCAAGTTAAGGGGCGTGCGCGCCGTCTAGGCATAGACCAGTCAAATTTGCTGTTCTCGGACCAATCTTGCCTTGACCAGATCATTGATGCCAGTTTGCAACTGAGGCCAGCTATGGTCATTTTGGACTCAATTCAGAGTACTCACCTTTCGCTTGACTCAAATGCGATACCGGGCACCATTGCTCAGCTTCGTGAGGCAGCGTTTCGTTTGATGCGTTTTGCCAAAGAAAATGGCATAGCGGTGCTGATTACTGGTCATATTACCAAAGAGCGTGAGATGGCAGGACCAAAGCTTTTAGAGCACATGGTTGATGCCGTATTTTACCTACAGGGTGAAGATCGCTGGCAAACACGTATTTTACGCTCAGTGAAAAACCGTTTTGGTGCAATCAACGAAGTTGGCTTTTTTCACATGAAAGAAGAGGGGTTGGTTGAAGTAACCGATATTAATAGTCATTTGCTTAGTGATATTGCTCTTGTACCAGGTTCTGCGTTGGTATGCTCTGTGGAGGGGTCTCGTCCGTTATTGCTTGAGTTGCAAGCGCTTGTTGTGGAATCAAAGTATGGTATGCCGCAACGTGTTGTAACTGGCATAGATCAAAAGCAAGTTGTGCTGATTGCTGCCATTTTAGAAAAATATTTGCACATTAAATTCAATGCTTACGATATTTTCGTTAAAGTCAGTGGTGGCTTTAAGGTTCGCGAAAGCTCAATTGATTTGGGAATAGCGTTGGCATTGCTCTCAAGTTATTTTCAGCAGGCATTGCCTGCAAAATCAGTTGCGATTGCAGAGGTAAGCTTGACCGGACAGGTAAAGCCGACAAATCAGGCAAATCGCTGCATTAAAGAAGCAGAAAAATTTGGATTGGAGCGTATTTTGCTGGCTAAGCGTCAGCAAGTTCAGACAACATGTCAGGTGATCGACTTTAGTAGTATCTATAATTTATTGTCACTTTTCCCTGAAAAATAA
- a CDS encoding sodium-translocating pyrophosphatase, which yields MELQAYLGIFTGISAVGIALTLAIFKSVSSFKHSEKDAAYIASLIRKGAMAFLYQEYSILAGVIAFAFMAIWLFLNIACAIAYTCGALSSMFAGFIGMKAATQANESTCIQAKEQGERAAFLTALLGGSVMGFVVASLGLLGLGIIFYLFAQNNNFDFIRILTCYGLGASSIALFARVGGGIYTKAADVGADLVGKVELGIPEDDPRNPAVIADNVGDCVGDTAGMGADIFESYVGSVIGSIALATNMYVGELAYLSLPIMLCAIGLVASIVGLLSAFLLRSSIAQMLHRSTYVAIGAFILGSYAYLQVMQLDMFLFGAIALGALSGVVIGLVTDHYTSGSPTRKLAETSKSGAGTNIIFGLSVGFESVVIPVVTIAVIVFITNEYFGGLFGVSLAAVSMLATVGITMTVDAYGPIADNAGGISEMSGFGPEVRKITDKLDTLGNMTAALGKGFAIGSAVFAALTLFAAYCQEAQIPHLDLLIPSVITGLFIGGTMPFLLSALTMRSVGRAAWKMVMEVRRQFSEIKGLMEGQAEPDYERCINISTQAALQEMLLPGIITIASPIIMRYAFGSQGPLALGGFLAGATLTGVVLALTMANAGGAWDNAKKYIESGELGGKGSDAHKAAVVGDTVGDPFKDTSGPSLNILIKLMSLLALLLGTL from the coding sequence ATGGAGTTACAAGCGTATTTGGGAATTTTTACCGGAATTTCTGCCGTTGGCATTGCGCTTACTTTGGCTATTTTCAAAAGTGTTAGCTCATTTAAGCATAGCGAAAAAGATGCTGCTTATATTGCTAGCCTGATCAGAAAAGGTGCGATGGCCTTTCTGTACCAAGAATATAGTATCCTTGCCGGTGTTATTGCCTTTGCCTTTATGGCAATTTGGCTCTTTCTCAATATTGCTTGCGCCATTGCGTACACATGTGGCGCCCTTTCTTCTATGTTTGCCGGCTTTATTGGCATGAAAGCCGCGACACAAGCTAACGAATCAACCTGCATTCAAGCAAAAGAGCAAGGTGAACGTGCAGCATTCTTGACTGCACTCCTTGGTGGCTCTGTCATGGGTTTTGTTGTTGCAAGCTTGGGGCTGCTTGGTCTTGGCATTATTTTCTATCTCTTCGCACAAAACAACAATTTTGATTTTATTCGTATTTTAACGTGCTACGGCCTTGGCGCTAGCTCAATTGCACTGTTTGCTCGTGTTGGTGGCGGTATTTATACCAAAGCTGCTGACGTTGGTGCTGACCTGGTTGGTAAGGTTGAGCTCGGTATCCCTGAAGACGATCCTCGTAACCCAGCAGTTATTGCAGATAACGTTGGTGACTGTGTAGGTGATACAGCGGGCATGGGTGCTGACATTTTTGAATCATATGTTGGTTCGGTCATTGGTTCTATCGCCCTTGCAACAAACATGTATGTTGGTGAGCTTGCCTATCTGTCATTGCCGATCATGCTCTGTGCTATCGGACTTGTGGCATCAATTGTTGGTTTACTTTCAGCATTTTTACTCAGATCATCAATTGCACAAATGCTTCATCGTTCAACATATGTTGCTATTGGCGCGTTCATTTTAGGCTCATATGCATATCTTCAAGTCATGCAGCTTGATATGTTCCTGTTTGGTGCTATTGCTCTTGGTGCACTCTCTGGCGTTGTTATTGGTCTTGTAACTGACCACTACACCAGTGGCAGCCCAACGCGCAAGCTTGCAGAAACTTCAAAATCTGGTGCTGGTACAAACATCATCTTCGGACTTTCTGTCGGTTTTGAGTCGGTTGTAATTCCTGTTGTGACGATTGCCGTTATTGTCTTTATCACCAATGAGTACTTCGGTGGATTGTTTGGTGTTTCACTTGCAGCAGTTTCTATGCTTGCAACAGTTGGTATTACCATGACAGTTGACGCCTATGGACCAATTGCTGATAACGCAGGCGGTATTTCAGAAATGTCCGGCTTTGGACCTGAAGTTCGCAAGATTACCGACAAACTTGATACGCTTGGCAACATGACAGCTGCCCTTGGAAAAGGTTTTGCTATTGGCTCTGCGGTATTTGCAGCACTTACATTATTTGCCGCCTACTGCCAAGAAGCACAAATTCCACACCTTGACCTACTCATCCCATCAGTCATCACAGGATTGTTTATTGGTGGAACCATGCCATTCTTGCTTTCAGCATTGACTATGCGCTCAGTTGGTCGTGCTGCATGGAAAATGGTTATGGAAGTCCGTCGTCAATTTTCTGAAATCAAAGGACTCATGGAAGGCCAAGCAGAGCCTGACTATGAACGCTGCATTAACATTAGCACACAAGCTGCATTGCAAGAAATGCTATTGCCAGGCATTATTACTATTGCCTCACCAATCATCATGCGCTACGCATTTGGTTCTCAAGGACCACTCGCTCTTGGTGGGTTTTTGGCCGGCGCAACCCTTACTGGTGTTGTACTCGCATTGACCATGGCAAACGCAGGTGGAGCATGGGACAACGCTAAGAAATACATTGAATCTGGTGAACTTGGTGGTAAAGGATCAGATGCTCATAAAGCTGCAGTTGTTGGCGATACCGTGGGTGATCCGTTCAAGGATACTTCAGGGCCATCGCTTAACATCTTGATTAAGCTTATGTCACTTCTAGCACTACTGCTTGGAACACTGTAA
- the bamA gene encoding outer membrane protein assembly factor BamA: MIRLQTSAWPKKRRFFQVLSVLLIASTLLSSLAFAQEDAINQPVIKNISVVGNKYIGKEIILNKLPYRKGEVFDPKKSSIAIKNLYDLGHFRQVQLEGEEIDEKSINLEIHVQEKKLLEQLQFTGNHSVKTKTIKEKLNLAKLVSVDEEVVQKIERDIEKIYREEGHHAVSVEGKIIPNAQNPDKATALFTVVEGAKSILKRVYFVGAQKIPERRLRNIIQTREMWLLAFMDGAGAYADEIVEIDRHRIEFYYRNQGYLNARVAKTDVQFSQDKRSIEVTFYIQEGDQYTLDEISAPGDEFFTESELLKHVSLEKGQAFSQEKMMASINRLKDLWGEKGYIHADVYPQVKPNDVTKTVDVTFQSERGSRLYVNRILITGNTITRDKVIRRQLEIAEGDLITTNNLKKSQSAVEYLSYFERGSGVNWRIHRLSEDLADLEINVKETKTGQFNFNLSYGSDVHTPRPSLRGQFVLQKTNLFGLGYDVGAMLQGSRHRIQKLEGHFLDPHILDSNVAGGIFLYKKWDEYDQWVSVTRTPIQKVTGGYFQYGIAMPKIDKHLQLVGEIGIEDIRNKNTPIAPPGVGQDIFQVILRRTFETGTLQWLSLNLVKDTRNHQMFPSAGYRVCLGAKTALPLVNDEFSFWKTELEASYYTALIGKDDLVLVVHGKAGYVDHIVDEKMIPYKELFHMGGQTTVRGFVWGSIGPATDRNDPLGARAAILFNTELIFPLIPDYSMRGHVFYDAGAGWSTPKRDLPSTLSIKRDRFDLRHSVGFGINLMQPMPAKIDWGFKLDRRKQDGESAHEFHLQMQYAW; encoded by the coding sequence ATGATACGCCTTCAAACAAGTGCATGGCCAAAAAAACGTCGTTTTTTTCAGGTGTTAAGCGTACTACTGATAGCATCTACCCTTCTTAGCTCACTCGCTTTCGCGCAAGAAGATGCCATAAACCAACCAGTTATTAAAAACATTTCTGTTGTAGGCAACAAGTATATCGGCAAAGAAATTATTTTAAATAAACTCCCCTATCGCAAAGGTGAAGTTTTTGATCCAAAAAAAAGCAGCATTGCCATCAAAAACCTGTATGACCTGGGTCACTTTCGCCAAGTACAACTTGAAGGAGAAGAAATTGATGAAAAATCAATAAATCTTGAAATACACGTTCAAGAAAAAAAGCTCCTTGAACAATTGCAGTTTACTGGTAATCACTCGGTCAAAACAAAAACCATCAAAGAAAAATTAAATTTGGCAAAACTGGTAAGCGTTGACGAAGAAGTCGTACAAAAAATTGAACGCGATATTGAAAAAATCTATCGAGAAGAGGGCCATCATGCAGTTAGTGTTGAGGGCAAGATTATCCCCAATGCACAAAATCCTGACAAAGCAACTGCCCTTTTTACTGTTGTCGAAGGTGCAAAGTCAATTTTAAAACGAGTTTATTTTGTTGGCGCACAAAAAATACCTGAACGCAGACTGCGCAACATTATTCAAACTCGTGAAATGTGGCTGCTTGCATTCATGGATGGTGCGGGGGCATACGCAGATGAGATTGTTGAAATTGACCGTCATCGCATTGAGTTTTACTATCGCAACCAAGGGTACTTGAATGCACGCGTTGCTAAAACTGACGTTCAGTTCTCTCAAGACAAACGCTCGATAGAGGTTACTTTCTATATCCAAGAAGGCGACCAGTACACGCTTGATGAGATATCGGCTCCTGGCGATGAATTCTTTACTGAAAGCGAACTGCTCAAACATGTCTCTCTTGAAAAAGGCCAGGCGTTTTCGCAAGAAAAAATGATGGCCTCGATCAACCGCCTTAAAGATTTGTGGGGAGAAAAGGGTTACATTCATGCCGACGTCTACCCACAGGTAAAACCAAACGACGTGACAAAAACTGTCGATGTAACATTTCAATCTGAGCGCGGTAGTCGTTTGTACGTTAACAGAATTTTAATTACCGGTAACACAATTACCCGTGACAAAGTCATTAGACGTCAACTTGAAATAGCAGAAGGCGACTTGATTACCACCAATAATTTGAAAAAATCACAATCAGCGGTTGAATACCTAAGCTATTTTGAACGTGGCAGCGGCGTTAACTGGCGTATTCACAGACTCTCAGAAGATCTTGCTGATCTTGAAATTAACGTCAAAGAAACAAAGACCGGGCAATTTAACTTTAATCTCTCATACGGTTCTGACGTTCACACACCTCGACCATCATTGCGCGGGCAGTTTGTTTTACAAAAAACTAACTTATTTGGCTTGGGTTATGACGTTGGCGCAATGCTTCAGGGAAGCAGGCACCGCATTCAAAAACTTGAAGGGCACTTTCTGGATCCTCACATCTTAGACAGCAATGTTGCTGGTGGTATATTTTTATACAAAAAATGGGATGAGTATGACCAGTGGGTAAGTGTGACCAGAACTCCAATTCAAAAAGTTACTGGTGGTTATTTCCAATACGGTATTGCTATGCCAAAAATTGACAAGCATCTGCAGCTTGTTGGAGAGATTGGCATCGAAGACATCCGCAATAAAAATACACCAATCGCCCCTCCTGGAGTGGGACAAGATATCTTCCAAGTCATCTTACGTAGAACTTTTGAAACGGGCACACTGCAATGGCTATCACTCAACCTGGTCAAGGATACCCGTAACCACCAAATGTTTCCAAGTGCGGGCTATCGAGTCTGCCTTGGTGCCAAAACAGCATTACCATTAGTCAATGATGAATTTAGCTTTTGGAAAACAGAACTTGAAGCAAGCTACTATACGGCCTTAATTGGCAAAGATGATCTGGTGCTGGTAGTACACGGCAAAGCCGGATACGTAGACCACATTGTTGATGAAAAAATGATCCCTTACAAAGAACTCTTTCACATGGGTGGACAAACAACAGTCCGTGGTTTTGTATGGGGCAGCATTGGCCCAGCAACTGATCGAAATGACCCACTGGGAGCGCGAGCTGCAATACTTTTCAACACCGAACTTATCTTTCCCCTCATCCCCGACTATTCGATGCGTGGGCACGTCTTTTATGACGCTGGTGCTGGCTGGAGTACCCCAAAAAGAGACTTACCATCGACACTTTCTATAAAACGTGATAGATTTGATCTTCGACACTCTGTTGGGTTTGGTATTAACTTAATGCAACCAATGCCTGCAAAGATCGATTGGGGATTCAAGCTAGACCGTAGAAAGCAAGATGGGGAATCTGCTCACGAATTCCATTTACAAATGCAATATGCGTGGTAA
- the tsaB gene encoding tRNA (adenosine(37)-N6)-threonylcarbamoyltransferase complex dimerization subunit type 1 TsaB, with protein MSNSAEILFVSIQATYNDVQVGLFRGQECCEVRSNNTLRASSHLIPEIKALLDRHDYGISDLSFIAIDQGPGAFTSLRVGIATVNGIAFGNRVPLVGVNGLDALALQTLQARGAQVEIVVSLLNAYNDDVYYGLYQKGQRLDQGCMKIDGLVEQLEPYSKKTMLFVGNGAKLHKQKLQDCLGQDTLFEEADVCSAQQVGVMALQQWKNQSEKTFRLMPNYLKTQLFAVRKMA; from the coding sequence ATGAGTAATTCGGCAGAAATTTTATTTGTTTCTATCCAAGCAACCTACAATGATGTTCAAGTTGGGTTGTTTCGTGGTCAAGAATGTTGTGAGGTCCGCTCAAATAATACGCTTCGAGCAAGTTCTCATTTAATTCCAGAGATAAAAGCCCTTTTGGATCGACATGATTATGGCATAAGTGATCTTTCGTTTATTGCCATTGATCAAGGTCCCGGGGCTTTTACTTCTTTACGAGTAGGTATTGCTACTGTTAATGGTATTGCGTTTGGCAATCGTGTGCCGCTTGTTGGTGTTAACGGGCTTGACGCATTAGCGCTGCAGACCTTGCAAGCAAGGGGTGCTCAAGTGGAGATTGTTGTCAGCCTTTTAAACGCTTACAATGATGATGTTTACTATGGCTTGTATCAAAAGGGACAGCGTCTTGATCAGGGCTGTATGAAAATAGATGGGCTTGTTGAGCAACTGGAGCCGTATTCTAAGAAAACAATGTTATTTGTTGGCAATGGTGCAAAGCTTCATAAACAGAAGTTGCAGGATTGCCTTGGGCAGGACACATTGTTTGAAGAGGCTGATGTGTGCAGTGCACAACAGGTTGGTGTGATGGCGTTGCAGCAGTGGAAAAATCAATCTGAAAAGACATTTCGTCTTATGCCAAATTATTTGAAGACCCAGCTTTTTGCCGTGCGTAAGATGGCCTAG